Genomic segment of Arachis stenosperma cultivar V10309 chromosome 4, arast.V10309.gnm1.PFL2, whole genome shotgun sequence:
tcaataaattcaATCAAcgattaattaaaatattaatacacTTATTCAATACCAATTTAACCGGTGAGAAATTACCAAAATTTTATCTCCGTATGAAATCAAAGCAacagaaattctgaaaatttttttttgattaaACTGCTAAAGAAAAAATTGTCAGACATTGACTATGCTTTTTAATACATCAGTCGGCCGAACCATGCAAACTTAGGGAAAATTCTACCGTCAGCTTTTTGCAAACAAAAATGATGTCAATgtgtagaaaaaaaaatacaaatattttaatagaattaatttttttattagaattacaaatcacaagaaattgaaatttgaaaggTTACAGTGTTCATGGCTTCTCATTCATCTCACGGtcactttcttttttattttcttcatgtTCGGTAAGGATGAATGAATGGTTTAAGGTTGATGGTGATAAGTTATAATTTGTGGTGTTAAGGCTCATTACGTGtcatgttatatatatatatatatatatatatatatatatatatatatatatatcacaacTAGAAAATAGATTAATACAGACGATTTACAGAtgtatttagtttttattacagacggatttttggttaccgacgaATTTTGTCTCTCTGTAAAAACTCTATCgaaaattatttaccgacggatttttttccgtcggaaaattacagatggatttttaccaattaccgacggattttccgtctgtcaTTAGAGACGGATTTTCAGatggattttctgtctgtaattgCAGACAAATTTTCAGacagattttctgtctgtaattacagacggattttttgatagattttctgtctgtaatttgaattttgaaaaatcatcTTACACTctgattacagacagaaaatccgtctgtaaatccctcagtaaggtaaaatagattttttttatttttctaattacaaaataaacttattttcatacaaaataaatataaatttaatacaaatttttatctaatttgtattcgaatatttatgatatttcaaaaaataaacaaattcatcgtattatcaaactaaaagaaaattattataaacaagcaagtcaatataatttaaaacataaacaaaGTATATTATTAACTATAATCCTCAGTATATTGTTCAATCATACTAAATTTTACacaattttacatatattacaGAAAGATTAACTGAATCCTTTCTCAAAAAATGGACATGAATCAGCGTCCATCAGCCATATGTGTATGAATTCTTCTTGAACCTCATAGGTTTTGATTCAGAAGAGTTGATCACCAAAGAAAAAGTAATTTCCTTATGGTGCTTTGTTTCCCTGTTTCCCTAGAGAAAGGCTTCTTTCCCTGAGCAGGTGTGAGCATCACAAAACTGGTGTATAAACAGTTCTGCCATTAAACCAAAAGAGCACTATAAGAAACACatctcaattttatttttgggGAAATGGATTACAATAAACACCATAATGGTATAACAAGAGTAAACTAGGggaactaaaattaaaaaacacaAGTATACCATGAAGACGGCTTGCTGATGGCCCCTGGCTTATGGGAAAGCAATTGTCAGCAAGACTCTGGACAAAATCTGGATATGAATTAGGTAGAACTAGGCCAAAATGACAAATAAATATAAACCTCCAAAGAAGGCATCAACTATTTCATAGTCATCATCTTTAGTAGCCACTTAATTGGTACAAACATGATGAGGCAGGAAAAGATCCAGTCAAGACTTTTATACTTCAACACAAGTAGTTGGTAAAAACAAAACTAAAGCAATGACAGATAGATACATAACTATTTATAGATCAGAAATAATCATTAATGTTTCTCTTCTTTTCAATTTAAACTTTTGGAACAACTAATTTATAATGTAGTATCTTTGAGTGTACGAAGAAACATATATAAGTATTCAATCGCTTATATCCATGATGAATCAACTTAAAATAATTTCAAGAAACTATCACAGTATTATAAATTACCTTCCCCTAGATTCATTGGATTTGCAGTTTCTTGTGATTGTGGTTGTAAATGATTATCATTCGGTGAAGCAGAGCATATAGAGATACCTTTACTGGGAATCTGATCGACATGAGCTTTAATTCGAGAAACACCTCCACTGACAAGGACAAGGAcaagatatataaaaaaataaaaaaaataaaaatagcccagaaaaaGGGAGTATTAAAACAGCTTTTTTATGCTTTCTCAAAcgaggaaaaaaaaagaaaaaagaaaaaatagctTCTAATAAGCCAATGATGTCTGTCCATCTAAATTATTCTAAACCATCCAGAAATTGAATGGTACTTTGAAAGATCGAGAGGTGACATTGTTTCATCTTGTGAAATGGATGAATAATCCCATGGGGGaagaaacagaaaaataaatctGCCTAAAAGGACAAATAGCACCAACCATCATATGATTTGTCTTTGTCTCAGCTTCTGAAGCTGATGCACTAGCACGCTCAGTCATTGTTGCATCTTGTGAGCTGGCTTGCTGCTCACCACCCTTCTCTTGTTTAGAAGCTTCTTCTGCAGCTTTTTTTATAGCTGCTTTCTGCCTGACTCTCTCGTtccattgaaactcttaaagcAAGAGCAAGCTCAGGGTCCAAGTTTGGATCCACACCGAACTCAAATCCAGATACACCACCAGCTGCAGCTGCTGCTGCAGCAGCTGCAAATCCACTTCCACCTTCACCATTGCCAGTAAAAATAGGTATGCTGCCACAAAACAAGGTTACAAAATTTACTTCTCAATAGGGAAAGCGAATTTGTTATTGGACTACAGGAAAGAATTAAAAAAGAGTCAGAGCAACAATGAATCCTCTAACACATACAAAAAAATAGGATGACAGAATAAGTATGACAAATATTTCACGAGAGCCATCTAAAGCATGCCATTTCTGCTACTTGGGTTTGGCAAAGAAAATATATGACGGACGAGCCAATGTCTATTTGATGAGCTAGTAAATAATTGGGGAaaggattaaaagaaaaagcacaAGAGTCCAAAGCCCCAAACTCCAATCAGAATTGGATAGAAGCCGAGCAAATAATAAACAAATTCCTTAACTCACATGTATATCAAAAAAGTCCTGGATCAAATGGGAATCCTTATTAAAAAGTAagaaacataaatcaaataagatGAGTTGAATTCACAAACCTTATAAGCACATCAGAAAGAGCATTTGTACCAGCTAGAACATGAACAATGTGGCTGGTATCATTATTGTTCACAGCTACAAGGAGTGTTTCCAGCTCTGTCTTTCCCTCATCTTCCTCACCGAAATTGACAATGTCAAGTGCAACACTATTCTTTTTTAACTTTCTTCCAATCATCTCCAATACTTTCTTCTCATGCTTGACAGGACTTTAGAAACCATGAAATGAGACAATTAGATGAGAAAATAGCTACAAACAAATGAATTAAATATTTCAGAAAGGGACAGTTTTTGGTGGATTCTTAGGGAAGGAGTAGTTGAAAAATTACAACAAGTCAAGACCCATTAAATAACAAGTGTAAGAAAAGAAACATTTGATAGATTTAAATTTGTAGGAGAGAATGAACACCGTGCAAGCATTTACATCTACGCCTAACACAGTTTCTTCCAATTCTTCCACGGAAGGTCGTTAGAAACAAGCACTTAACATGCACTAATGACATTGCGTTTAGATTCTCTTTTTAAGATAGTAAATACATTAATTCGTTTATTTCATTTACATAAACAAAATTCTTGACAAAGTTATGCGTAACCCcccaaaaaacaaagaaaaaggaaagaaaggagCATGATAAGGCCTTCAGAGACGTTGCGTCGAACACATGATAGACGTGAAGCACAACGAAGCGGAACACCACAAATGTACAAATTTCATCATCTACCGTTTATACACCACAATGAAAATCTAACCAGAGAAGATTCTAATCGCTGCACTTCCTGAAGACAAAATTcattcaaaattaaattgaaacagggagtgaataaataaataaatacataagcCGTCTTGAAAGAAAAGCTAGGGTTCGAAGAGACAAACAAgtttacaatatatatatatatatatatatatatatatatgtaccaTTGAATCAATGGATTTCTGGTTCATGCGATACTCCTCAAGCTTTTGAAGCTTTTGAGAAAAGTTCTATAAATACGGGAAGAAGGCACCTGAGGCTAAGATTGGAACACAGAGTCAGGTAGCAGCAGCAAAGCAAAAGCAGATAAGGTACTCAATCAATCAGTTCATAATTTCTTATAAATATAAATCAAGCTAGAGCATTAACAACCTCTCATATCAGATTATATTATTCTAGTATGATTttcaaatgaaaaaaatatgCAATCCATGAATTACCTTTTTCAATGATTTGGAGTGTTTACAGCTAAAAAACCACACTCAGCAATGCTTTTGTTCTGCATAAacaaaaaaagaacaaaaattagCTGCACAAATGAACCAATTAACCTTCTTAGATTTAACTACTATAATGACAGCAAGAGAACCACGGAGAGAAGCGCAAAATATGTTACATAAATAACTTAGCTGCACAAATGAACCAATTAACCTTCTTCGGGAACTTTACGGTACCTGCGGTTCTCTCCTTCCACCATATTATATTACCAGCAAAATCTGAAGCACAAATCACAAAGTCAAGTTGCGAAAATAGAGAAGCCATGGAGAGAAAAACCTTCTAACATAGATCAGTAAATTACAGACTGCTCTCAAGGTGCAGGTACAGAACCCATATAATGTAATAAATCATGAGATTACCTCTGTTTGACCAGGCATAATTGGCTTTCCGGCCAACAATTCAGCAAGAATACAGCCAGCACTCCAGAGGTTCACTCTGACACC
This window contains:
- the LOC130975134 gene encoding uncharacterized protein LOC130975134, with the protein product MVIDDIYADLLSFLSFLSLGGYISCRSASIKTNALKASDIKGSNLLIDNDGVLKIADFGLASCFDPHHKHPMTSRVVTLWYRPPELLLEATEYGVRVNLWSAGCILAELLAGKPIMPGQTEVFLSMASLFSQLDFVICASDFAGNIIWWKERTAGTVKFPKKNKSIAECGFLANFSQKLQKLEEYRMNQKSIDSMEVQRLESSLHEKKVLEMIGRKLKKNSVALDIVNFGEEDEGKTELETLLVAVNNNDTSHIVHVLAGTNALSDVLISIPIFTGNGEGGSGFAAAAAAAAAGGVSGFEFGVDPNLDPELALALRVSMERESQAESSYKKSCRRSF